One genomic segment of Micromonospora sp. WMMC415 includes these proteins:
- the ligD gene encoding non-homologous end-joining DNA ligase, which produces MPAERFRVEVEGRTLELSNLDKVLYPAAGFTKGEVIDYYTRIAPVLLPHLEDRALTRIRFPNGVDGGSFFEKNAPAATPGWVRTETLPVPGSSKGRETIDYVVADDLPTLVWLANLAALELHTPQWKVGEHPDMMVVDLDPGAPAALKQCCEVALLMRDRLADDGIESYPKTSGKKGMQLCCPIAGTQDSDLVSGYAKRIAQELEKAHPKLIVSKMAKNLRPGKVFIDWSQNNAAKTTVAPYSLRAQSVPSVSTPLTWEEVSAGAAGKRPSTKPYTATEVLKRVEKQGDLLTPLLSGGPQLPV; this is translated from the coding sequence ATGCCGGCTGAGCGGTTCCGCGTCGAGGTCGAGGGGCGCACGTTAGAGCTGTCTAACCTGGACAAGGTGCTCTACCCGGCGGCCGGGTTCACCAAGGGCGAGGTGATCGACTACTACACGCGGATCGCGCCCGTGCTGCTCCCGCACCTCGAGGACCGGGCGCTCACCCGGATCCGCTTCCCCAACGGGGTCGACGGCGGCTCCTTCTTCGAGAAGAACGCCCCGGCCGCCACGCCCGGCTGGGTGCGGACCGAGACGCTGCCCGTGCCCGGGTCCAGCAAGGGGCGGGAGACGATCGACTACGTGGTCGCCGACGACCTGCCCACCCTGGTGTGGCTCGCCAACCTCGCCGCGCTGGAGCTGCACACCCCTCAGTGGAAGGTGGGCGAGCATCCGGACATGATGGTCGTCGACCTGGACCCGGGCGCGCCGGCGGCGCTGAAGCAGTGCTGCGAGGTGGCGTTGCTGATGCGCGACCGGCTCGCCGACGACGGCATCGAGTCGTACCCGAAGACGTCGGGCAAGAAGGGCATGCAGCTGTGCTGCCCGATCGCCGGCACCCAGGACTCCGATCTCGTCTCCGGCTACGCCAAGCGCATCGCGCAGGAGCTGGAGAAGGCGCACCCGAAGCTGATCGTGTCGAAGATGGCGAAGAACCTGCGGCCAGGCAAGGTCTTCATCGACTGGAGCCAGAACAACGCGGCGAAGACCACGGTCGCGCCGTACTCGCTGCGGGCCCAGTCGGTGCCGTCGGTGTCCACCCCGCTGACCTGGGAGGAGGTTTCCGCCGGCGCGGCCGGCAAGCGGCCGTCGACCAAGCCGTACACGGCGACCGAGGTGCTCAAGCGGGTGGAGAAGCAGGGCGACCTCCTAACCCCCCTCCTATCCGGCGGCCCCCAGCTCCCGGTGTAA
- the ligD gene encoding non-homologous end-joining DNA ligase: MPGAPIKPMLAMTGQLPAGGGWAYEFKWDGVRALADISGGRQHLYARSGVEITAAYPELATLHRQVDDALLDGEVVLLGETGQPSFTALAERMHVRDRNKAARLAAVMPVTYMIFDLLRLDGVDLTGRPWEERRATLDGLGLGGARWAVPPVFPDGPATYQAAGEHGLEGVMAKRADSVYRPGVRSPDWLKVKLEVTGDFVVGGWRPGARKIGGLLVGVPRPDGRLTYRGRVGGGIGAALERELLRELEPLRDGGSPFAGDVPREDARGAIWVTPRVVVEVKYGQRTPDGRLRFPRVLRLRPDKPAEEVEDAG, translated from the coding sequence GTGCCCGGCGCGCCGATCAAGCCGATGCTCGCGATGACCGGGCAGCTCCCGGCGGGTGGCGGCTGGGCGTACGAGTTCAAGTGGGACGGGGTGCGGGCCCTCGCCGACATCTCCGGCGGCCGGCAGCACCTGTACGCCCGCTCCGGCGTCGAGATCACCGCCGCGTACCCGGAACTCGCCACCCTGCACCGGCAGGTCGACGACGCGCTGCTCGACGGCGAGGTGGTGCTGCTCGGCGAGACCGGGCAGCCCTCGTTCACCGCGCTCGCCGAGCGGATGCACGTCCGGGACCGGAACAAGGCCGCGCGGCTGGCGGCGGTCATGCCCGTCACGTACATGATCTTCGACCTGTTGCGGCTCGACGGCGTCGACCTGACCGGCCGGCCCTGGGAGGAGCGGCGCGCGACCCTCGACGGGCTCGGCCTGGGCGGCGCGCGCTGGGCCGTGCCACCGGTCTTTCCCGACGGTCCGGCCACCTACCAGGCCGCGGGGGAGCACGGCCTGGAGGGGGTGATGGCGAAGCGGGCCGACTCGGTCTACCGGCCGGGCGTGCGCTCGCCGGACTGGCTGAAGGTCAAGCTGGAGGTCACCGGCGACTTCGTCGTGGGCGGCTGGCGGCCGGGGGCGCGGAAGATCGGTGGGCTGCTGGTCGGGGTGCCCCGGCCGGACGGGCGGCTCACCTACCGAGGCCGGGTCGGCGGCGGGATCGGCGCGGCCCTGGAGCGCGAGCTGCTGCGCGAACTGGAGCCGCTGCGCGACGGCGGGTCGCCGTTCGCGGGCGACGTGCCGCGCGAGGATGCCCGGGGCGCGATCTGGGTAACTCCCCGGGTCGTGGTGGAGGTGAAGTACGGCCAGCGCACCCCGGACGGGCGGCTGCGCTTCCCCCGGGTGCTGCGGCTGCGGCCCGACAAGCCCGCCGAGGAGGTCGAGGATGCCGGCTGA
- a CDS encoding Ku protein, whose amino-acid sequence MRAIWKGAVSFGLVSIGVKLYSATEEKDIRFHQVHRDDGGRIRYKRTCQVCGEEVSYDDIAKGYDIGGGEMVILTDEDFAELPLSTSRAIDVLEFVPAEQVDPILYAKSYFLEPEGSATKPYVLLRDALVDSERVAIVKVAIRQREQLATLRVHQGVLLLNTMLWPDEIRTPDFGFLDEDLKVRPPELAMASSLIDSMAGDFQPDVFTDDYRAALQEVIDAKVEGREVVQPEEVEEAPAAAVDLMAALKASVERARAARGEAPARGAGEPTPISAARSAQKKAAEKKAAKAPAKKAAEKKAAPKKAAAKKTAAKKAEPAKKAPAKKAAPKKAARKTA is encoded by the coding sequence ATGCGGGCCATCTGGAAGGGAGCCGTGTCGTTCGGCCTGGTCTCCATCGGGGTGAAGCTGTACTCCGCCACCGAGGAGAAGGACATCCGTTTCCACCAGGTCCACCGCGACGACGGCGGCCGGATCCGCTACAAGCGCACCTGCCAGGTCTGCGGCGAGGAGGTCAGCTACGACGACATCGCCAAGGGGTACGACATCGGCGGCGGCGAGATGGTCATCCTCACCGACGAGGACTTCGCCGAGCTGCCGCTGAGCACCTCGCGGGCGATCGACGTGCTGGAGTTCGTCCCCGCCGAGCAGGTCGACCCGATCCTCTACGCCAAGTCGTACTTCCTGGAGCCGGAGGGCTCGGCCACCAAGCCGTACGTGCTGCTGCGGGACGCGCTCGTCGACTCGGAGCGGGTGGCCATCGTCAAGGTGGCGATCCGCCAGCGGGAGCAGCTCGCGACGCTGCGCGTCCACCAGGGGGTGCTGCTGCTCAACACCATGCTGTGGCCCGACGAGATCCGTACGCCGGACTTCGGCTTCCTCGACGAGGACCTGAAGGTCCGGCCGCCGGAGCTGGCGATGGCCAGCTCACTGATCGACTCGATGGCCGGCGACTTCCAGCCGGACGTCTTCACCGACGACTACCGGGCCGCGTTGCAGGAGGTCATCGACGCGAAGGTGGAGGGCCGGGAGGTCGTCCAGCCGGAGGAGGTCGAGGAGGCCCCGGCGGCGGCGGTGGACCTGATGGCCGCGCTGAAGGCGTCCGTCGAGCGGGCCCGGGCGGCCCGCGGCGAGGCGCCGGCCCGCGGCGCGGGTGAGCCGACGCCGATCTCGGCGGCCCGCTCGGCGCAGAAGAAGGCGGCCGAGAAGAAGGCCGCGAAGGCCCCGGCGAAGAAGGCGGCCGAGAAGAAGGCGGCGCCGAAGAAGGCCGCCGCCAAGAAGACGGCGGCGAAGAAGGCCGAACCGGCGAAGAAGGCCCCGGCCAAGAAGGCCGCCCCGAAGAAGGCCGCCCGCAAGACCGCCTGA
- a CDS encoding PPOX class F420-dependent oxidoreductase — protein MAILTDEDVALLAEPQLAHVATVEVDGTPHVTPVWIDTDGEHIIFNTAKGRVKYDNIRRNPAVAVSVADKENDFRTLWVKGTAELVEEGADEHIDRMAQKYLGEETYPFRQPGEERVIVKIRPTHKLGRG, from the coding sequence ATGGCGATCCTCACCGACGAAGACGTTGCCCTGCTCGCCGAGCCGCAGCTCGCCCACGTCGCGACCGTCGAGGTCGACGGCACCCCGCACGTCACACCCGTCTGGATCGACACCGACGGGGAGCACATCATCTTCAACACCGCCAAGGGCCGGGTGAAGTACGACAACATCCGGCGCAACCCGGCGGTCGCGGTGTCGGTGGCCGACAAGGAGAACGACTTCCGGACCCTCTGGGTGAAGGGCACCGCCGAGCTGGTCGAGGAGGGTGCCGACGAGCACATCGACCGGATGGCGCAGAAGTACCTGGGGGAGGAGACGTACCCGTTCCGCCAGCCCGGCGAGGAACGGGTGATCGTGAAGATCCGCCCGACCCACAAGCTCGGCCGCGGCTGA
- a CDS encoding FKBP-type peptidyl-prolyl cis-trans isomerase, translating to MCVGLPPARGAGHHFEQGVDAVSERTQNRSQKSERRLAAQLAAQKAAEKKRRRQAWAGGLAGIAVVAVLITVFVIVGRGGDEADQAAGTPSASASAPAAVGAGAPLPAGADPALNTKPVVEAGKGDLTKLVVTPLIKGTGPEVKTGQTITTNYVGVFYADGREFDSSWKRGEPASFAIGVGQVIPGWDKGLVGVTVGSRVQLDIPTELAYGANPPAGAPTGPLRFVVDVLAAQ from the coding sequence GTGTGCGTCGGCCTACCCCCGGCACGCGGTGCCGGCCACCACTTCGAGCAGGGAGTCGACGCCGTGAGCGAGCGCACGCAGAACCGGTCCCAGAAGTCGGAACGGCGGCTGGCCGCCCAGCTCGCCGCGCAGAAGGCGGCCGAGAAGAAGCGTCGCCGGCAGGCCTGGGCCGGCGGTCTCGCCGGTATCGCCGTGGTGGCGGTGCTGATCACCGTGTTCGTGATCGTCGGGCGTGGTGGGGACGAAGCGGACCAGGCTGCCGGCACCCCGTCGGCGAGCGCCTCCGCGCCGGCCGCCGTTGGTGCGGGCGCCCCGCTGCCGGCCGGCGCCGACCCGGCGCTGAACACCAAGCCGGTCGTGGAGGCGGGCAAGGGCGACCTCACGAAACTGGTCGTCACCCCGCTGATCAAGGGCACCGGCCCCGAGGTGAAGACCGGGCAGACCATCACCACCAACTACGTGGGCGTCTTCTACGCCGACGGCCGCGAGTTCGACTCCTCGTGGAAGCGGGGGGAGCCGGCGAGCTTCGCGATCGGCGTCGGGCAGGTCATCCCCGGTTGGGACAAGGGCCTGGTCGGCGTGACCGTGGGCAGCCGGGTGCAGCTCGACATTCCCACCGAGCTGGCGTACGGCGCCAACCCGCCGGCCGGCGCGCCGACCGGCCCGCTGCGCTTCGTCGTGGACGTGCTGGCCGCCCAGTGA
- a CDS encoding HAD family phosphatase, with the protein MADAVIFDLDGVIVDSEPVWEEVRRAYVAAHGGTWQADTQRRLMGMSTGEWSRHLSGELGVDRTPEQVAAEVVEEMTRRYAERVPLIDGADQVVRRVAGRWPLGLASSSPTRLIAAALAATGLTDVFGATLSTEETARGKPAPDVYLAVAERLGVDPARCVAVEDSSNGVRSAAAAGMAVVAVPHGAYPLDPDAERLAALALGSIGELTPEVVARLG; encoded by the coding sequence GTGGCGGATGCGGTGATCTTCGACCTGGACGGCGTGATCGTGGACTCGGAGCCGGTCTGGGAGGAGGTACGGCGGGCGTACGTGGCGGCGCACGGCGGCACCTGGCAGGCGGACACGCAGCGCCGGTTGATGGGCATGAGCACCGGCGAGTGGTCCCGCCACCTCAGCGGGGAACTGGGCGTCGACCGGACGCCTGAGCAGGTCGCCGCCGAGGTGGTCGAGGAGATGACCCGGCGGTACGCGGAGCGCGTACCGCTGATCGACGGGGCCGACCAGGTCGTGCGCCGGGTGGCCGGGCGGTGGCCGCTGGGGTTGGCCAGCTCGTCCCCGACCCGGCTGATCGCGGCGGCGCTCGCCGCGACGGGCCTCACCGACGTGTTCGGCGCGACGCTGTCGACGGAGGAGACCGCGCGGGGGAAGCCGGCGCCGGACGTGTACCTGGCGGTCGCCGAACGGCTGGGCGTCGATCCGGCCCGCTGCGTCGCGGTGGAGGACTCGTCCAACGGGGTGCGGTCGGCGGCGGCGGCCGGCATGGCGGTGGTGGCGGTGCCGCACGGGGCGTACCCGCTGGATCCGGACGCGGAGCGGCTCGCGGCGTTGGCGCTGGGGTCGATCGGCGAGTTGACGCCGGAGGTTGTCGCGCGGCTCGGCTGA
- a CDS encoding NADPH:quinone reductase — MKAIVYERTGDASVLQLIDRPVPEPGPGEVLVRVAISGVNPTDWKARRQWPLPAGWQIPGQDGAGVIEAVGEGVDQIRIGERVWLWEAAWQRPWGTAAEYTVVPARQAVRLGSASFDLGACLGIPFLTAHRCLTAGEYMPDKLHAGALSDHTVLVQGGAGAVGNAAIQLARWADACVVATVSRAEKAQLAAAAGADFVVNYREQDVVEEVRKIAPDGVHTIVEVSAARNAPADVQLLRPGGAVCVYADDGGEEVTLPIRPLMVPNARWQFVLVYTEPKAAKAQAVTDVSAAVAQGGVRVGAEAGLPLHHYSLAAAPAAQKAVEDGAVGKVLITAAGDEQPG; from the coding sequence ATGAAGGCGATCGTGTACGAGCGCACCGGCGACGCCTCGGTGCTGCAACTGATCGACCGGCCGGTGCCGGAGCCCGGCCCCGGTGAGGTGCTGGTCCGGGTGGCGATCTCCGGGGTCAACCCGACGGACTGGAAGGCGCGCCGGCAGTGGCCGTTGCCGGCCGGCTGGCAGATTCCCGGGCAGGACGGCGCGGGGGTGATCGAGGCGGTCGGTGAGGGCGTCGACCAGATCCGGATCGGCGAGCGCGTCTGGTTGTGGGAGGCGGCCTGGCAGCGGCCGTGGGGCACCGCCGCCGAGTACACGGTGGTCCCGGCCCGCCAGGCGGTACGCCTCGGCAGCGCCTCCTTCGACCTGGGCGCGTGCCTGGGCATCCCCTTCCTGACGGCGCACCGCTGCCTGACCGCCGGCGAGTACATGCCGGACAAGCTGCACGCGGGTGCGCTGAGTGATCACACGGTGCTGGTGCAGGGTGGCGCGGGCGCGGTCGGGAACGCGGCGATCCAGCTCGCCCGTTGGGCCGACGCGTGTGTGGTCGCGACGGTGAGCCGTGCCGAGAAGGCGCAGCTCGCGGCGGCGGCCGGGGCGGACTTCGTGGTCAACTACCGCGAGCAGGACGTGGTCGAGGAGGTCCGCAAGATCGCGCCCGACGGGGTGCACACGATCGTCGAGGTGTCCGCCGCGCGTAACGCCCCGGCCGACGTCCAGTTGCTGCGGCCCGGCGGCGCGGTGTGCGTGTACGCCGACGACGGCGGCGAGGAGGTGACCCTGCCGATCCGGCCGCTCATGGTGCCGAATGCCCGCTGGCAGTTCGTGCTGGTCTACACCGAGCCGAAGGCGGCGAAGGCGCAGGCGGTCACGGACGTGTCGGCGGCGGTCGCGCAGGGCGGTGTCCGGGTGGGTGCGGAGGCGGGGCTCCCGCTGCACCACTACTCGCTGGCCGCGGCTCCGGCGGCGCAGAAGGCGGTGGAGGATGGTGCGGTCGGCAAGGTGTTGATCACCGCTGCCGGGGACGAACAACCCGGGTGA
- a CDS encoding fatty acid--CoA ligase, with the protein MRSTMMDAPLQISRILDHGSTVHGAAEVVTWTGAEPRRMTYAEVGRQAARLAHALRDECGVTGDERVATFMWNNAEHLVAYFAVPSMGAVLHTLNIRLFPDQVAYIANHAEDRVVLVDSTLIPLLAKVIGEMTTLRHVVVVGGGDPAPLVAAAGDRISVHHWDALLDGRPDTYDWPEVEERDAAALCYTSGTTGNPKGVAYSHRSIYLHSLQVCMPESFGLGPRDRVLAIVPMFHAMSWGLPYAAFLSGASMVMPDRFLQAAPIAEMLTVEQPTLAGAVPTIWTDLLAYLDSHDVDTASLAEVIVGGSACPPALMHAFEERHGIRVIHAWGMTETSPLGSVARPPAGASGEDAWRYRYTQGRVPAGVEARIVGPLGEPLAADGTSVGELEVRGPWVTGRYVGDEVPDEEKFRDGWLRTGDVGTLSPDGFITLTDRAKDVIKSGGEWISSVELENALMAHPDVVEACVVGVPDERWGERPLATVVLREGATAGAQELRDYLAGSVARWQLPERWAVIDAVPKTSVGKFDKKVVRSRYAEGGLEVRELAAP; encoded by the coding sequence ATGCGTAGCACGATGATGGACGCCCCCCTCCAGATCTCCCGGATCCTCGACCACGGCTCCACCGTGCACGGCGCGGCCGAGGTGGTCACCTGGACCGGCGCCGAACCCCGCCGGATGACGTACGCCGAGGTGGGCCGCCAGGCGGCCCGGTTGGCCCACGCCCTGCGCGACGAGTGCGGCGTGACCGGCGACGAGCGCGTCGCCACCTTCATGTGGAACAACGCCGAGCACCTCGTGGCGTACTTCGCCGTGCCCAGCATGGGGGCGGTGCTGCACACCCTCAACATCCGCCTCTTCCCCGACCAGGTCGCGTACATCGCCAACCACGCCGAGGACCGGGTGGTGCTGGTCGACTCGACGCTGATCCCCCTGCTCGCGAAGGTCATCGGCGAGATGACCACCCTCCGGCACGTGGTGGTGGTCGGCGGCGGCGACCCGGCGCCGCTCGTGGCGGCGGCCGGGGACCGGATCTCCGTACACCACTGGGACGCCCTGCTGGACGGCCGGCCGGACACCTACGACTGGCCCGAGGTGGAGGAGCGTGACGCCGCCGCTCTCTGCTACACCTCCGGGACCACCGGCAACCCCAAGGGGGTCGCCTACTCGCACCGCTCCATCTACCTGCACTCCCTCCAGGTCTGCATGCCGGAGTCCTTCGGGCTCGGGCCGCGCGACCGGGTCCTGGCGATCGTGCCGATGTTCCACGCCATGTCGTGGGGCCTGCCGTACGCGGCGTTCCTCTCTGGCGCGTCAATGGTCATGCCGGACCGGTTCCTCCAGGCCGCCCCGATCGCCGAGATGCTCACCGTCGAGCAGCCCACCCTGGCCGGTGCCGTGCCGACCATCTGGACCGATCTGCTGGCGTACCTGGACAGCCACGACGTCGACACCGCCTCGCTGGCCGAGGTGATCGTCGGCGGCTCGGCGTGCCCGCCCGCGCTGATGCACGCGTTCGAGGAGCGCCACGGCATCCGCGTCATCCACGCCTGGGGGATGACCGAGACGTCGCCGCTCGGCTCGGTGGCCCGCCCGCCGGCCGGGGCGAGCGGCGAGGACGCGTGGCGGTACCGCTACACCCAGGGCCGGGTCCCCGCGGGGGTCGAGGCGCGGATCGTGGGTCCGCTGGGCGAGCCGCTGGCCGCCGACGGGACGTCCGTGGGCGAGCTGGAGGTCCGCGGGCCGTGGGTGACCGGCCGGTACGTCGGTGACGAGGTGCCGGACGAGGAGAAGTTCCGCGACGGCTGGCTGCGGACGGGGGACGTCGGCACCCTCTCGCCGGACGGTTTCATCACGCTGACCGACCGCGCCAAGGACGTCATCAAGTCCGGCGGTGAGTGGATCTCCTCGGTGGAGCTGGAGAACGCGTTGATGGCCCACCCGGACGTCGTCGAGGCCTGCGTGGTGGGCGTGCCGGACGAGCGGTGGGGCGAGCGCCCCCTGGCCACGGTGGTGCTCCGCGAGGGCGCGACCGCCGGCGCGCAGGAGCTGCGGGACTACCTCGCCGGGTCGGTGGCGCGCTGGCAGCTGCCCGAGCGGTGGGCCGTGATCGACGCTGTGCCGAAGACCAGCGTGGGCAAGTTCGACAAGAAGGTCGTCCGGTCCCGGTACGCCGAGGGCGGCCTGGAGGTTCGCGAGCTGGCGGCGCCGTAA
- a CDS encoding NUDIX domain-containing protein: MSISWAESYVGQLRALAGDRTLMFVGARAVVRDNAGRVLLIRRSDNGQWAMPAGAMELGESIADCAVREVREETGLRALRVSAFALYTGPDRTHTNMYGHTYQIFTTAFRVEEWDGELARITDETTDAGFFNRTHLPSPLSASVPETLADLDVFEQTNRLILK; encoded by the coding sequence GTGAGCATCTCCTGGGCAGAGTCGTACGTCGGGCAACTGCGCGCCCTCGCCGGCGACCGCACGCTGATGTTCGTCGGCGCCCGCGCGGTGGTCCGGGACAACGCCGGCCGTGTCCTGCTGATCCGGCGCTCCGACAACGGCCAGTGGGCCATGCCGGCCGGGGCGATGGAGCTGGGCGAGTCGATCGCCGACTGCGCCGTCCGTGAGGTCCGGGAGGAGACCGGGCTCCGGGCGCTGCGGGTCAGCGCGTTCGCCCTCTACACCGGCCCGGACCGCACCCACACCAACATGTACGGGCACACCTACCAGATCTTCACCACCGCGTTCCGGGTGGAGGAGTGGGACGGCGAGCTGGCCCGGATCACCGACGAGACCACCGACGCCGGCTTCTTCAACCGCACCCACCTGCCCAGCCCGTTGTCGGCCAGCGTCCCGGAGACCCTCGCCGACCTGGACGTCTTCGAGCAGACCAACCGCCTGATCCTCAAGTAG